In one Mucilaginibacter ginsenosidivorax genomic region, the following are encoded:
- a CDS encoding 2-hydroxyacid dehydrogenase, with translation MKNNILIVDDVHPIFMDQAEAKGYTCDYRPTIKTEEALQIIGNYAGLVIRSKFQVSRQVFDLATNLQFVARAGAGMDNIDEAYAAQKGIKLINAPEGNSDAVGEHAIGLLLSLMNNFNRGDAEIRNGKWEREGNRGYELKGKTVGIIGYGHMGHSFARKLSGFQVDVIAYDKYKTGFSDRYAREVSMEQIVKLSDVLSIHVPLTSETNGLIDDEYLFHFKKPIFFINTSRGKTAKVSSVLKAIKEGKILGAGLDVLEVEKFPTLAEQAWYDELRQSGKVILSPHVAGWTFDSYRKISEVMAEKLVKLVD, from the coding sequence TTGAAAAATAACATTCTTATTGTTGATGATGTACACCCCATATTTATGGATCAGGCCGAAGCCAAGGGTTATACATGCGATTACAGGCCAACCATAAAAACCGAAGAAGCTTTACAAATTATAGGCAATTACGCGGGGCTGGTTATCCGCTCAAAATTCCAGGTAAGCAGGCAAGTTTTTGATTTGGCCACAAACCTGCAATTTGTGGCCCGCGCAGGTGCCGGGATGGACAATATTGACGAGGCTTACGCCGCCCAAAAGGGAATTAAACTGATTAACGCGCCCGAAGGCAACTCCGATGCTGTTGGCGAACATGCCATAGGATTATTGCTATCATTAATGAATAATTTTAACCGGGGCGATGCCGAGATCAGGAATGGCAAATGGGAGCGGGAGGGCAACCGCGGTTACGAACTGAAAGGAAAAACTGTGGGCATTATTGGCTACGGCCATATGGGGCATAGCTTTGCCCGTAAGCTTTCGGGTTTCCAGGTTGATGTAATTGCTTACGATAAGTACAAAACCGGCTTCAGCGACCGTTATGCGCGCGAAGTAAGCATGGAGCAAATAGTAAAACTAAGCGATGTGCTAAGCATACACGTACCGCTTACATCAGAAACCAATGGGTTGATTGATGACGAATACCTGTTTCACTTTAAAAAGCCGATATTTTTTATCAACACCTCCAGGGGAAAAACCGCAAAAGTAAGCAGCGTGCTAAAAGCCATTAAAGAAGGCAAAATATTGGGTGCAGGATTAGATGTGCTTGAAGTGGAAAAATTCCCTACCCTGGCCGAGCAGGCCTGGTACGATGAGCTGCGCCAAAGCGGCAAGGTTATTCTTAGCCCCCACGTTGCCGGCTGGACGTTTGATTCGTACCGGAAGATAAGTGAAGTGATGGCTGAAAAATTGGTTAAATTGGTTGATTAG
- the greA gene encoding transcription elongation factor GreA, protein MAEVSYFTKDGLEKLKEELQRLKTTGRSDISKQIAEARDKGDLSENAEYDAAKEAQGLHEAKIAQMQETLANARLLDESKLDTSKVLALSIVKIKNLKNGATMSYQLVAESEADMKAGKISVASPIAKGLLGKRVGEKIEITVPAGKIEFEILEVSR, encoded by the coding sequence ATGGCAGAGGTATCATACTTTACCAAAGATGGTTTAGAAAAACTAAAAGAAGAATTACAAAGGTTAAAAACAACCGGCCGCTCGGATATATCAAAACAAATTGCTGAAGCGCGCGATAAAGGCGATTTGTCTGAAAATGCCGAATACGATGCTGCCAAGGAAGCCCAGGGCTTGCACGAGGCTAAAATAGCTCAGATGCAGGAAACACTGGCAAATGCCCGCCTGCTTGATGAATCTAAACTGGATACATCAAAAGTATTGGCACTATCTATCGTTAAAATCAAAAACCTTAAAAACGGCGCCACCATGAGTTACCAGCTGGTAGCCGAAAGCGAGGCTGATATGAAAGCCGGTAAAATTTCGGTGGCATCGCCCATAGCCAAAGGCCTTTTAGGCAAAAGAGTAGGCGAAAAAATTGAGATCACCGTACCCGCAGGTAAAATTGAATTTGAAATACTGGAAGTAAGCCGGTAG
- a CDS encoding HIT family protein, protein MSIFSKIIAGEIPAHVVAESNEFLAFLDISPLAEGHVLVIPKKEVDYIFDLDDETYTGLQIFAKIVATAIKKAIPCKKVGVAVIGLEVPHAHIHLIPLNRVDDLNFSRPKLSFSAEELSITKDKIKSAF, encoded by the coding sequence ATGAGCATCTTTTCAAAAATTATAGCAGGCGAGATTCCGGCACATGTTGTTGCCGAGAGTAATGAGTTTTTAGCTTTTTTAGATATCAGCCCACTGGCCGAAGGGCATGTGCTGGTGATTCCGAAAAAAGAAGTTGATTACATTTTTGACCTGGATGATGAAACTTATACCGGGTTACAAATATTTGCTAAAATTGTAGCGACCGCAATTAAAAAAGCCATACCATGCAAAAAGGTAGGGGTAGCAGTTATCGGCCTCGAGGTACCGCATGCGCACATCCACCTTATTCCCCTGAACCGGGTTGACGATCTTAATTTTTCAAGGCCCAAACTAAGTTTTAGCGCCGAAGAGTTGAGTATTACAAAAGATAAGATCAAATCAGCTTTTTAA
- a CDS encoding universal stress protein: protein MKTIIVINDGSASAAHASKLAFAIAQAVKANILVANTYKVNTMAKVMAGHHTEQSLLIAREPIVKLLNELSHDAGAYRPEISAEDIVGFDTTQLAAMIIKRNIWLMVSGSGTTLQNGPRQPLLNLQSVLNKVQCPLLIVPENWTLKNIQHITYMADLRYCRAAVVKYLVQLAEPMQASVAVAHLSAKGIPDIEENYGQRLFTEQVGNHIHSYPVGFNNIREKDIHKAVDVIINGMHNDVLVLVNHRYHFKEIIGDYLTEALPGHISIPLLIFPY, encoded by the coding sequence ATGAAAACAATTATTGTAATTAATGATGGCTCAGCCTCTGCGGCGCACGCATCAAAACTGGCATTTGCAATTGCGCAGGCGGTAAAAGCCAATATTTTAGTGGCCAACACCTATAAGGTTAACACGATGGCAAAAGTGATGGCCGGGCATCATACTGAACAATCGTTGTTGATTGCCAGGGAACCTATAGTAAAATTGCTGAATGAGCTTAGCCATGATGCGGGGGCTTACCGGCCCGAAATATCAGCTGAGGATATCGTGGGATTTGATACTACGCAATTGGCCGCTATGATAATCAAAAGAAATATTTGGCTAATGGTAAGCGGAAGCGGTACCACGTTGCAAAATGGGCCTCGACAACCTTTACTAAACCTCCAAAGTGTATTAAATAAAGTGCAGTGTCCGCTGCTGATAGTGCCCGAAAACTGGACATTAAAAAACATACAACATATAACCTATATGGCCGATTTACGGTATTGCCGCGCTGCCGTTGTAAAATACCTTGTTCAACTGGCCGAACCCATGCAGGCCAGCGTAGCTGTAGCGCATTTGTCGGCTAAAGGAATTCCGGATATTGAGGAAAATTATGGACAGCGGCTGTTTACCGAACAGGTTGGAAACCATATACATAGTTACCCGGTTGGCTTTAACAACATCAGGGAAAAAGATATCCACAAGGCCGTTGATGTGATAATTAACGGGATGCATAACGATGTGCTGGTGCTTGTTAACCACCGTTATCATTTTAAAGAAATCATTGGGGATTATTTGACCGAAGCGCTGCCGGGGCATATTTCAATACCATTGCTGATATTTCCTTATTAA
- a CDS encoding pyridoxamine 5'-phosphate oxidase family protein, producing the protein MLGVLTDIQIESLLKQQVTGRLACHAGGTTYIVPINYFYSAPYIYSHSAYGKKIEMMRQNPEVCFEVDDIQSIFSWKSVVAWGRFEEVTDIDEKARLMQGLIHRIMPLANHPANHPSHGITENDSDVGEKVELIIYKINLDKITGRFEKN; encoded by the coding sequence ATGTTGGGGGTACTTACAGACATACAGATTGAAAGTTTGCTGAAACAGCAGGTTACCGGTCGTTTAGCATGCCATGCCGGCGGTACTACTTATATTGTCCCGATAAATTACTTTTATAGTGCGCCATATATCTACAGCCATTCGGCATATGGCAAAAAGATTGAAATGATGCGACAGAACCCGGAGGTGTGTTTTGAAGTTGATGACATCCAAAGCATATTCAGCTGGAAAAGCGTTGTCGCCTGGGGGCGTTTTGAAGAAGTGACCGATATAGACGAAAAAGCTCGCCTGATGCAGGGCCTTATACATCGGATAATGCCCCTGGCCAACCACCCGGCTAATCATCCTTCGCATGGGATAACCGAAAACGACAGCGATGTGGGTGAAAAAGTTGAATTGATTATTTACAAGATCAACCTTGATAAAATAACCGGCCGGTTCGAAAAAAACTGA
- a CDS encoding DUF6939 family protein has protein sequence MIFIESKRKKMQGLVQKYPEAIILDFTSSGIDEYKQFSPFYPHGDIPVPFCDAFAKSVEGIWQGLKVFEDQDIDTTKFMIEDMKNIKRSVRKNGRVCGHRKGVYGTELLDYQEARKKIYLKTYAWVLDHKLQTLLGKLTQLALQKDLVFLDYETNIEIENLEKPLSHAGLVKRYLEKKTPAITLKKSIPNLLF, from the coding sequence ATGATCTTTATTGAAAGCAAACGAAAAAAAATGCAGGGATTAGTTCAGAAATACCCGGAAGCGATAATACTAGATTTTACGTCATCGGGCATAGATGAGTACAAACAATTTAGCCCGTTCTATCCCCATGGAGACATACCCGTTCCATTTTGCGATGCGTTCGCGAAAAGCGTTGAAGGAATATGGCAAGGCCTGAAAGTTTTTGAAGATCAGGATATTGATACCACTAAATTTATGATTGAAGACATGAAGAACATAAAACGCTCCGTTAGAAAAAACGGGCGGGTATGCGGACATCGAAAAGGCGTTTACGGAACAGAGCTGCTCGACTATCAGGAGGCCAGAAAAAAAATTTATTTAAAAACGTATGCCTGGGTATTAGATCATAAGCTACAAACATTGTTAGGAAAGCTAACACAATTAGCTCTGCAAAAGGATTTAGTTTTCCTGGACTATGAAACCAATATCGAAATTGAAAACTTAGAAAAGCCCTTATCCCATGCCGGTTTGGTAAAACGATACCTTGAAAAGAAAACACCTGCTATTACTTTAAAAAAATCAATTCCTAATCTTTTATTCTGA
- a CDS encoding DarT ssDNA thymidine ADP-ribosyltransferase family protein, whose amino-acid sequence MSEKVIGPDAHAEYIRTLERLLGNVAEIKSLLLNYEQKDKQVNVRELIGIYDNIFQDQALSPHIDYEIKFVPKSTYAYIPAELNEENAYYHLTLKISSPEFSWLNDLYAGRIDELLQYFRYLFSSVDSVFVLRNKTKLNQFQALTDEIAADITAFLEKVLENEHNLPDFLRQQDAEIELLRAQPKEKVIYKTDAEAFNIIIKKNGIYKLYHFTDRSNIDSILQHGYLYSWKYCEENEILIPAPGGNSLSRDLDSRKKLENYVRTSFCQKHPMLNRVIGDGTVKNPVFLEIDPEIIYWNGTKFSNMNATRKDAMIGESVADFTRINYALTQRTPQYGDRSHYDAFQAEVLVFEKIPIAYIKNL is encoded by the coding sequence ATGTCTGAAAAAGTTATCGGTCCCGATGCACACGCGGAGTATATCAGAACGCTTGAGCGGCTTCTCGGGAACGTCGCTGAAATCAAATCACTGTTACTTAATTATGAACAGAAAGACAAGCAGGTTAATGTCCGGGAACTTATCGGCATCTACGATAATATATTTCAGGATCAGGCATTAAGCCCTCATATCGACTATGAGATAAAGTTCGTTCCGAAATCCACCTACGCTTACATCCCGGCAGAATTAAATGAGGAAAACGCTTACTACCATCTGACGCTCAAAATATCCTCCCCAGAGTTTTCATGGCTGAATGATCTTTATGCTGGTAGGATTGATGAACTGCTGCAATACTTCAGATATTTATTTTCCAGCGTAGATTCTGTCTTTGTACTGCGTAATAAAACGAAGTTAAATCAATTTCAGGCTCTGACAGATGAGATCGCAGCCGACATTACTGCATTTCTGGAAAAAGTGCTGGAAAACGAGCACAATCTGCCTGATTTCCTGAGACAACAGGATGCCGAAATTGAACTGTTACGAGCCCAGCCGAAGGAAAAGGTAATTTACAAAACTGATGCGGAGGCCTTTAACATCATCATTAAAAAGAACGGCATTTACAAGTTGTATCATTTTACAGACCGAAGTAATATTGATTCCATCCTTCAACACGGCTATCTTTACTCTTGGAAATATTGCGAAGAAAACGAAATTTTAATTCCCGCACCCGGCGGCAATTCGCTATCAAGGGATTTGGACAGTCGCAAAAAACTCGAAAATTATGTTAGAACTTCATTTTGCCAAAAACACCCTATGCTAAATCGGGTGATCGGGGACGGGACTGTTAAAAATCCTGTATTTTTAGAAATAGATCCTGAGATCATTTATTGGAATGGTACAAAATTCAGCAATATGAATGCAACCCGAAAAGACGCGATGATTGGCGAGTCTGTTGCAGATTTTACCCGGATAAATTATGCATTAACGCAACGGACGCCTCAATATGGTGATAGGTCTCATTATGATGCTTTTCAGGCTGAAGTGCTTGTATTCGAAAAAATCCCGATTGCTTACATAAAAAACTTATAG